One genomic region from Eublepharis macularius isolate TG4126 chromosome 18, MPM_Emac_v1.0, whole genome shotgun sequence encodes:
- the CHRNA5 gene encoding neuronal acetylcholine receptor subunit alpha-5, with translation MTTNVWLKQEWVDVKLKWDPKDYAGITSIRVPSESIWIPDIVLYDNADGRFEGTSTKTVVKHDGTIAWTPPANYKSSCTIDVTYFPFDLQNCSMKFGSWTYDGSQVDIILVDDEVDKRDFFDNGEWEIVTATGVRRNRTDGCCWYPFITYSFIIRRLPLFYTLFLIIPCIGLSFLTILVFYLPSYEGEKISLCTSVLVSLTVFLLVIEEIIPSSSKVIPLIGEYLVFTMIFVTLSIVITVFAINVHHRSSSTHTAMAPWVRKIFLHQLPKLLCMRSHIDRYCTPKEETDNPDGSEASRNTLEAALNSIRYITRHIVKENEVHEVVEDWKFIAQVLDRMFLWTFLLVSIIGSLALFIPVIHKWASIIVPVHIGNTNT, from the exons ATGACGACAAATGTTTGGCTGAAGCAG GAGTGGGTTGATGTGAAACTGAAATGGGACCCTAAAGACTATGCAGGAATAACATCTATCCGTGTCCCTTCGGAGTCTATATGGATTCCAGATATAGTTTTATATGACAA tgcagaTGGTCGTTTCGAAGGCACATCGACCAAGACTGTAGTGAAACACGATGGCACTATTGCTTGGACTCCACCTGCAAATTACAAAAGCTCCTGTACCATCGACGTCACTTATTTTCCATTTGACCTTCAAAACTGCTCCATGAAATTTGGCTCCTGGACGTACGATGGCTCACAAGTGGATATCATACTAGTGGATGATGAAGTTGACAAGAGAGACTTCTTTGATAATGGAGAATGGGAAATAGTAACTGCGACTGGGGTCAGAAGGAACAGGACGGACGGGTGTTGCTGGTACCCATTTATCACATACTCATTTATCATCAGACGCTTGCCTCTTTTTTATACCCTATTCCTCATTATTCCCTGTATAGGGTTGTCTTTCTTAACTATCCTCGTCTTCTACCTTCCATCTTACGAAGGCGAGAAAATTTCTCTGTGCACTTCAGTGCTGGTGTCCTTGACAGTCTTTCTTCTTGTTATCGAAGAGATCATACCGTCATCATCTAAAGTTATTCCACTTATCGGCGAGTATTTGGTGTTCACAATGATTTTTGTGACTTTATCCATCGTGATCACTGTATTCGCTATTAACGTTCACCACCGATCCTCGTCTACACACACTGCAATGGCGCCTTGGGTCCGCAAAATATTTCTTCATCAACTCCCCAAACTGCTTTGTATGAGAAGCCACATAGATCGGTATTGTACTCCGAAAGAGGAAACCGATAATCCCGATGGATCAGAGGCCTCGAGGAATACCTTGGAAGCAGCCTTAAATTCTATCCGCTACATTACGAGGCACAttgtcaaggagaatgaagtACATGAG GTGGTTGAAGACTGGAAATTTATAGCTCAGGTCCTTGACCGCATGTTCTTATGGACATTTCTTCTCGTTTCAATTATTGGATCTCTGGCACTATTTATTCCTGTAATTCATAAATGGGCAAGCATAATAGTACCAGTCCACATTGGGAACACAAACACATAA